The following proteins are co-located in the Peptococcaceae bacterium 1198_IL3148 genome:
- the spoIIIAB gene encoding stage III sporulation protein SpoIIIAB yields the protein MLKLIGAILILLACGYAGFSVARRYQQRPKDLRYLQSALQMLETEITYGATPLPEALETVGLRCQKSVAPLFKTTQAHLLNGEGITAREAWEDAVGQYYRNSAINNSDLTVLKNLGANLGISDREDQVKHLHLAMEQLKIEAAKAEEEAVKNVKLYNYLGFLGGLTIIIIFI from the coding sequence ATGCTGAAACTCATTGGTGCCATCTTAATATTATTAGCCTGTGGCTATGCCGGTTTTTCTGTGGCCCGCAGGTATCAACAACGACCTAAAGACTTGCGGTATCTGCAATCTGCGTTACAAATGTTAGAAACTGAAATAACCTATGGTGCCACCCCGCTTCCCGAAGCGCTGGAAACGGTGGGCCTGCGCTGCCAAAAAAGTGTGGCCCCACTATTTAAGACTACCCAGGCTCACTTGTTAAATGGTGAGGGCATAACCGCCCGGGAAGCATGGGAAGATGCGGTGGGGCAGTATTACCGCAACAGTGCCATTAATAACAGTGATCTGACGGTGCTGAAAAACCTGGGGGCCAATTTGGGTATTTCAGATCGTGAAGATCAGGTCAAACATCTCCACTTGGCTATGGAACAGTTGAAAATTGAGGCTGCTAAGGCTGAGGAAGAAGCAGTAAAAAATGTTAAGCTGTACAACTACCTTGGCTTTTTAGGTGGTTTGACCATAATTATTATTTTTATTTAA
- the spoIIIAE gene encoding stage III sporulation protein AE, translating into MLNKIFLICTLLWGLWFPITAMAEEPNHAGQPIDTSILDMGAIEQAVQQLDEEIQQAVPEIDFRSLVEKFARGELEWSTSELFNGLVKYIFNEVLANVSLLGKLVVLAIITAVLQNLMGAFEKATTGKLAYFVCYLVLITLAVGTFGLAINIGREAVDHMVVFMQALLPLLLTLLAAMGGIASATIFQPVIIGSITVIGTVIKNIVLPLIFLATALSILSGISTKFNVSKMADLLKTISMVVLGLCSTVFLGVLAVQGVAGSISDGVALRTAKYTTDAFVPVIGGTISDALEAVLGSALLIKNAVGLAGAVIIILITVLPLVKIFAIAFVFRLAGALVQPVGDGQMANCLTALGNNLFTVFGAVGTVGLMFFFAITIVVGMGNLTVMLR; encoded by the coding sequence ATGTTAAATAAAATATTTCTTATTTGTACTTTGTTGTGGGGGCTGTGGTTTCCTATAACTGCCATGGCAGAGGAGCCCAATCACGCCGGACAACCCATTGACACTTCAATATTGGATATGGGTGCCATTGAACAAGCGGTGCAACAGCTAGATGAAGAAATTCAGCAAGCAGTGCCGGAAATAGATTTTCGCAGTTTGGTAGAAAAGTTTGCCCGGGGAGAATTAGAGTGGAGCACCAGTGAATTGTTTAATGGATTAGTTAAATATATTTTCAACGAAGTACTGGCCAACGTATCTTTATTAGGTAAGTTGGTGGTATTGGCCATTATTACTGCGGTGCTGCAAAATCTAATGGGTGCCTTTGAAAAAGCCACCACTGGCAAACTGGCATATTTTGTTTGTTATCTGGTGTTGATAACGTTGGCTGTGGGCACCTTTGGTTTAGCCATTAATATCGGTCGGGAAGCCGTTGACCATATGGTTGTCTTTATGCAGGCTTTATTGCCGTTGCTTCTGACCCTGTTAGCCGCCATGGGCGGGATTGCGTCAGCCACCATATTTCAACCAGTGATAATAGGATCAATAACAGTCATTGGCACCGTGATTAAAAACATAGTGTTGCCGTTGATATTTCTAGCCACTGCCCTCAGCATTTTAAGTGGCATCTCAACAAAATTTAACGTTTCTAAAATGGCTGACTTGCTGAAAACCATCAGTATGGTGGTTTTAGGTCTTTGCTCCACAGTATTTCTTGGGGTGTTAGCAGTGCAGGGGGTGGCAGGTTCCATCAGTGACGGCGTGGCATTAAGAACAGCAAAATATACCACCGATGCCTTTGTGCCGGTGATTGGTGGCACAATATCAGATGCGTTGGAAGCGGTGTTGGGTTCAGCGCTGTTGATAAAAAATGCTGTGGGCTTGGCTGGGGCAGTGATCATTATATTGATAACGGTATTACCTTTGGTAAAAATATTTGCCATTGCCTTTGTTTTTCGCTTGGCCGGTGCATTGGTGCAACCCGTTGGCGATGGGCAAATGGCCAATTGCTTAACTGCTTTGGGCAATAATTTATTTACAGTATTTGGTGCTGTGGGCACAGTGGGGTTAATGTTTTTCTTTGCCATTACCATTGTTGTGGGTATGGGCAATCTGACGGTGATGCTTAGGTAA
- the nusB gene encoding transcription antitermination factor NusB, which yields MSRRQARETALQVLFAVDVGKIELDQAFNYVVEEFNTSLNARQFARELLEGAIKYKDELDAIIARLSKGWEMKRLASVDRNIMRLALYELIYRDDIPPAVSVNEAVEMAKLFGGEKSGKFVNGILGQVVEKLAEFKLDKEPFGT from the coding sequence TTGAGCAGGAGACAGGCCAGAGAAACCGCTTTGCAGGTGCTTTTTGCTGTAGATGTTGGTAAAATTGAACTTGACCAAGCTTTTAATTATGTAGTGGAGGAATTTAATACTTCATTAAATGCTCGGCAATTTGCTCGGGAATTGCTGGAAGGCGCTATCAAGTACAAGGATGAACTGGACGCGATAATTGCTCGCTTGTCCAAAGGCTGGGAAATGAAACGACTGGCTTCGGTTGATCGTAATATTATGCGCCTAGCTCTATACGAATTAATTTATCGTGATGATATACCACCTGCAGTGTCTGTAAATGAGGCGGTGGAAATGGCCAAGCTTTTTGGAGGTGAAAAATCCGGCAAGTTTGTCAACGGTATCCTGGGACAAGTGGTGGAAAAGTTGGCAGAATTTAAGTTGGATAAAGAACCTTTTGGTACATAA
- the amaP gene encoding alkaline shock response membrane anchor protein AmaP: protein MSLFDRSLLAIYSLVITILLLVSIPVIYGYWPEPLKLLLKAGHTPEISPILWTVIGLLIIIGLRLFFISLHAKSEKRAKAVVHDYKLGQVHITLPAIESLVKKAAYKVDGVKEVKPEIMPAPEGVSIVIKATITPDISIPETSKQLQQQVKDYIFQITGISTQNVKVMIENIATNKPRVE from the coding sequence ATGAGTTTATTTGACCGCAGTTTGTTGGCAATTTATAGCTTAGTAATAACAATCCTTTTGCTGGTGTCGATACCAGTTATTTACGGTTATTGGCCGGAACCATTAAAATTACTGCTAAAGGCAGGCCACACGCCAGAAATCAGTCCTATTTTGTGGACAGTTATTGGTTTGCTAATAATAATTGGTCTGCGGCTGTTTTTTATTAGCCTTCATGCTAAGTCAGAAAAAAGGGCTAAGGCAGTGGTGCACGATTACAAGTTAGGTCAAGTTCATATCACACTGCCGGCTATCGAGAGTTTAGTTAAAAAGGCAGCATACAAAGTTGACGGTGTTAAAGAGGTAAAACCTGAAATAATGCCCGCACCGGAGGGCGTTAGTATTGTAATTAAAGCTACCATTACACCAGATATTAGTATACCAGAAACATCTAAGCAATTGCAGCAGCAGGTGAAAGATTATATTTTTCAAATAACAGGAATATCGACACAAAATGTCAAAGTAATGATCGAGAATATCGCCACTAATAAACCACGGGTTGAATAG
- a CDS encoding Asp23/Gls24 family envelope stress response protein: protein MEHRKEIFVHDEQNTLGTIRIADEVVGIIAGLAATEVPGVAGMSGGIGGGIAEMLGRKNLSKGVKVEVGEKEAAVDLHVIVEFGVPIPAVATNIQSNVKQAIEGMTGLNVVEVNVHVQGVEFPKEEKVEEEFVARVR, encoded by the coding sequence GTGGAACATAGAAAAGAAATTTTTGTTCACGATGAACAAAATACATTGGGAACAATTCGTATTGCCGATGAAGTGGTGGGCATAATCGCTGGACTGGCTGCCACTGAAGTACCTGGTGTAGCCGGTATGAGCGGTGGCATTGGTGGCGGCATCGCTGAAATGTTGGGACGGAAAAATCTGTCCAAAGGGGTTAAAGTTGAGGTGGGCGAAAAAGAAGCCGCCGTAGACCTGCATGTAATTGTTGAATTTGGGGTACCCATTCCAGCCGTTGCCACCAATATTCAGAGCAATGTTAAGCAAGCTATAGAAGGTATGACTGGCCTGAATGTTGTGGAAGTAAACGTTCATGTCCAGGGCGTAGAATTTCCAAAGGAAGAAAAGGTAGAAGAAGAATTTGTAGCTCGGGTAAGATAG
- the spoIIIAD gene encoding stage III sporulation protein AD has translation MEILQIVGIALVATILASIVKFGYKEIGVLLSLTAGLLIFFMVLGHIGSVFQVLKDLASQANISMAYLGTILKIVGIAYIADFGAQICRDSGEGALATKVEFAAKILVLVLAVPIIVAVLQALMKIVPA, from the coding sequence ATGGAGATTTTGCAAATTGTTGGGATAGCCCTGGTAGCCACCATACTGGCCAGCATTGTCAAATTTGGCTATAAGGAAATAGGAGTGTTGCTCAGTTTAACTGCTGGCTTGTTAATTTTTTTTATGGTGTTGGGCCACATTGGCTCAGTGTTTCAAGTCCTCAAGGACTTGGCCTCCCAAGCCAATATCAGCATGGCTTATCTGGGAACAATCCTTAAAATTGTTGGTATCGCTTACATAGCAGATTTCGGGGCCCAAATCTGCCGCGATTCCGGCGAAGGGGCGCTGGCTACCAAAGTGGAGTTTGCTGCCAAAATTCTGGTATTGGTATTGGCAGTACCAATTATTGTCGCGGTGTTGCAGGCTTTAATGAAGATTGTACCAGCGTAG
- a CDS encoding SpoIIIAH-like family protein translates to MKIIAPKRGHILIALTMVAVALLSIGYLGIGQDILAKTTTATIIEHQTHQPTEENVEVVNQQGQADKNSAEFFIEYRLERERTRGQQVEWLREIINNENADAETRKKAQEQLYTISQNIGKEMEIENLIRAKGYQDAVVLLQDKVATVVVRSKALATDDVAKIAELVSRNTGISLQNIVIIPKQ, encoded by the coding sequence GTGAAGATAATTGCACCTAAACGTGGCCATATTCTAATAGCCCTGACAATGGTGGCTGTGGCCCTTCTCTCCATAGGCTATTTAGGCATTGGCCAAGATATATTGGCTAAAACCACCACCGCCACCATTATCGAACATCAAACACATCAACCAACGGAGGAAAATGTGGAGGTTGTTAATCAACAGGGGCAGGCTGATAAAAATAGTGCAGAATTCTTTATTGAATATCGTTTGGAGCGAGAGCGCACCAGAGGTCAACAGGTTGAATGGTTAAGAGAAATCATCAACAACGAGAATGCCGATGCTGAAACCAGAAAAAAAGCCCAAGAGCAATTGTATACCATTAGCCAGAACATCGGCAAAGAAATGGAAATAGAAAATCTAATTCGTGCCAAGGGCTACCAAGATGCGGTGGTGTTGCTCCAAGACAAAGTGGCCACCGTGGTGGTCAGATCTAAAGCATTGGCCACTGATGATGTGGCAAAAATTGCCGAACTGGTGTCTCGCAACACTGGTATTTCACTACAAAATATTGTTATCATTCCTAAGCAATAA
- the spoIIIAC gene encoding stage III sporulation protein AC, which produces MGGIDIIFKIAGIGIILAALHTVLKGAGKEEVATWTAVGGVVAILFMVVQFLGSFLTEVKSVFNLF; this is translated from the coding sequence ATGGGTGGCATTGACATCATTTTTAAAATAGCGGGTATTGGTATTATTTTGGCAGCGTTGCACACAGTGTTAAAGGGTGCTGGTAAAGAAGAGGTTGCCACTTGGACCGCTGTGGGTGGTGTGGTAGCAATACTTTTTATGGTGGTGCAGTTCCTAGGTTCGTTCTTAACAGAAGTTAAATCAGTGTTTAATTTATTTTAA
- the accC gene encoding acetyl-CoA carboxylase biotin carboxylase subunit: MFKKILIANRGEIALRILRACREMGIKTVIVYSEADRDSLPVRLADEAFCIGPAQSDKSYLNFTNIISVAEISGAEAIHPGYGFLSENVNFADICESCGITFIGPSMDAIERMGNKSLARKTMIDAGVPVVPGSEGIIKDMGEAVKIAEEISYPVLIKASAGGGGRGMRVAHNREDLLKNITAAQNEAQAAFGDGGVYLEKYVEQPRHIEFQILGDKHGNIVNLGERDCSVQRRNQKLLEEAPSTALTPELRQQMGEVAIRAAQAVNYYNAGTIEFLLDKDNKFYFIEMNTRIQVEHPVTEMVTGIDLIKEQLRIAAGEPLGYTQQDIKINGWAIECRINAEDSTKNFMPMPGTISTYLAPGGPGVRMDSAVYQGYKVPPYYDSMIGKLIVWGADRAQAIARMERALDELIVEGVPTTAPFHKKILSNAFYRRGEVYTNFIQRRLSE, translated from the coding sequence ATGTTTAAAAAGATATTAATCGCCAACCGGGGGGAAATCGCCCTTAGAATTTTGCGAGCTTGTCGGGAAATGGGGATCAAGACAGTAATAGTTTATTCAGAAGCAGACCGAGACAGCCTACCGGTACGTTTGGCTGACGAAGCCTTTTGTATTGGCCCAGCACAATCCGATAAAAGCTATTTAAACTTTACCAATATTATTAGTGTTGCTGAAATTTCCGGGGCGGAGGCCATCCATCCCGGATATGGCTTTTTGTCCGAAAATGTAAATTTTGCCGATATTTGTGAAAGTTGCGGTATCACCTTTATTGGCCCATCAATGGATGCCATTGAAAGAATGGGTAACAAGTCTTTGGCCAGAAAGACCATGATTGATGCCGGTGTGCCGGTGGTGCCTGGCTCTGAGGGCATAATCAAAGATATGGGCGAGGCAGTAAAGATTGCCGAAGAAATTAGTTACCCGGTACTCATTAAAGCCTCTGCAGGCGGTGGCGGTCGAGGCATGCGGGTGGCTCACAACCGCGAAGACTTATTGAAAAACATCACTGCGGCGCAAAATGAAGCTCAAGCTGCCTTTGGTGACGGTGGTGTTTACTTGGAAAAATATGTGGAACAGCCGCGCCATATTGAATTTCAAATTTTGGGCGATAAGCATGGCAATATTGTCAACCTTGGGGAGCGGGATTGTTCGGTACAAAGAAGAAATCAGAAGCTGTTGGAAGAGGCACCTTCCACTGCGTTAACACCTGAATTGAGACAACAGATGGGTGAAGTGGCCATCCGTGCGGCCCAAGCAGTAAATTATTACAATGCTGGCACAATCGAGTTCTTGCTGGATAAGGATAATAAATTTTATTTTATCGAAATGAACACCAGAATCCAGGTGGAGCATCCGGTAACAGAGATGGTTACAGGCATTGATTTGATTAAAGAACAACTGCGTATTGCGGCGGGAGAACCGTTGGGTTACACGCAACAGGATATAAAAATTAATGGTTGGGCAATTGAGTGTCGCATCAATGCTGAGGATTCAACCAAGAACTTTATGCCGATGCCCGGAACCATTAGCACTTATCTAGCTCCGGGTGGCCCTGGCGTAAGAATGGATAGTGCTGTTTATCAAGGGTATAAAGTGCCACCTTACTATGATTCCATGATCGGCAAACTGATCGTTTGGGGTGCTGACAGGGCCCAGGCAATAGCCCGTATGGAAAGGGCGCTGGATGAATTGATTGTGGAAGGGGTACCCACTACGGCGCCTTTTCATAAAAAAATCCTCAGCAATGCCTTTTACCGTCGGGGAGAAGTATATACAAACTTTATTCAACGTCGTTTGTCTGAATAA
- a CDS encoding GntR family transcriptional regulator encodes MSQPFNTTQPIYLQIIQRLCHQITRGEMGAGDKLPSVRELAVQMGVNPNTAQRVYAELERMSVAETRRGLGTFITENEERLKQLREELMKEQINNFITDMKEMGFTPTEIVAGVRKALEQN; translated from the coding sequence ATGAGTCAACCATTTAATACCACTCAACCAATATATCTGCAAATTATCCAACGCCTTTGCCATCAAATAACCCGTGGTGAGATGGGGGCAGGGGATAAACTGCCATCGGTGCGAGAACTGGCGGTTCAAATGGGCGTCAACCCCAACACCGCCCAACGGGTTTACGCGGAATTAGAGAGGATGTCTGTGGCTGAAACCCGTCGGGGATTGGGTACTTTTATCACTGAAAATGAAGAACGGTTAAAGCAATTGCGCGAAGAATTAATGAAGGAACAAATTAACAACTTTATAACCGATATGAAGGAAATGGGCTTTACACCGACGGAAATAGTGGCCGGTGTGCGCAAAGCCCTTGAACAAAATTAG
- a CDS encoding DUF2273 domain-containing protein, which yields MDFRRILQEILENHRGKTLGVLLGLIFGWFAISYGFFKAVFVSICIIVGYIIGKRVDEIGDVKKVFNRLFGQR from the coding sequence TTGGATTTTAGGCGTATCCTACAGGAAATTTTAGAGAACCACCGGGGTAAAACACTGGGTGTTTTGCTAGGTTTGATTTTTGGCTGGTTTGCCATTTCATACGGTTTTTTCAAAGCTGTTTTTGTCTCAATATGTATTATTGTCGGTTACATAATTGGCAAGCGGGTAGACGAAATTGGGGATGTCAAGAAGGTATTTAATCGCCTTTTTGGTCAGCGGTAA
- the spoIIIAF gene encoding stage III sporulation protein AF, with translation MQEISQLVQSLIIIVMLAVFLELLLPSNAMHDYVKMIMGLLVIIAVLQAIFKFIDYDFHLQVPEISTIAEVSTEQVQANAQSLSEHYKSRAMEEYKQGIAKQVLALASLNQDVSVIDAQVELDSGEVGSLGKLQWIQLTVSDKERSVSGVQSVQPVEIAVGTKHPQSSDLEDKIPQTVQRAIANISSTVADFYNLSPDQVQVIYKK, from the coding sequence GTGCAAGAAATTAGCCAACTGGTGCAAAGTTTAATCATTATTGTCATGTTGGCAGTTTTTTTGGAACTGCTGTTGCCATCCAATGCCATGCACGATTATGTAAAGATGATAATGGGATTATTGGTGATTATAGCAGTGCTACAGGCAATCTTTAAATTTATCGATTATGACTTTCACCTACAGGTGCCGGAAATATCTACCATAGCCGAAGTTTCCACTGAACAGGTACAAGCCAATGCCCAGAGCCTGTCGGAACACTATAAAAGTCGGGCTATGGAGGAGTATAAACAGGGTATAGCCAAACAAGTGCTGGCATTGGCCAGTTTAAACCAAGATGTGTCGGTAATCGATGCCCAGGTGGAGTTGGACAGTGGCGAAGTTGGTAGCTTAGGTAAATTACAATGGATACAGTTAACCGTTTCTGATAAAGAGCGGTCTGTATCTGGGGTTCAATCGGTGCAACCGGTAGAGATAGCGGTGGGCACAAAGCACCCCCAAAGCAGTGATCTAGAAGATAAAATTCCACAAACGGTGCAAAGGGCCATAGCTAATATTTCCAGTACAGTGGCAGATTTTTATAACCTGTCCCCTGATCAGGTGCAGGTTATTTATAAAAAATAG
- the spoIIIAA gene encoding stage III sporulation protein AA, translating to MCAISTALSTIRKSQLNQISGSVSGALAVLPVHLRSAIQRLPEVLLNQLEEIRLRQGRPMMLGFHNQDCFLNHQGALTTNHEEGYLINEDDINRTTQLVSNSSIYALEEELKNGYITLPGGHRVGITGRVVSERGQVKTLKYLTGFNIRVSRQVLGAADKLIKHLISPKGNVYHTILVSPPRCGKTTMLRDIIRQLSNGIPSVNFAGTTVGVVDERSEIAGCYRGVPQHDIGIRTDVLDACPKAAGMMMLLRSMSPQIIATDEIGRMEDVEALEELFNAGVKILTTVHGSTLEELNRRPALQQLMKMQVIERLVFLGRSNGVGTVEQVIEVKKC from the coding sequence ATGTGCGCAATTAGTACCGCTTTATCTACAATTAGGAAATCCCAACTAAACCAAATAAGTGGTTCAGTGTCTGGGGCGCTGGCTGTATTGCCAGTACACCTGCGCTCAGCGATCCAACGGTTGCCGGAGGTATTGTTAAATCAATTGGAAGAAATTCGTTTGCGGCAGGGCAGACCAATGATGTTAGGGTTTCATAACCAAGATTGCTTTTTAAATCATCAAGGTGCATTAACCACAAACCATGAAGAGGGTTATTTGATCAACGAGGACGATATTAATCGTACCACTCAATTGGTCAGTAATTCTTCAATATACGCGCTGGAGGAAGAACTGAAAAACGGTTATATTACGCTACCGGGTGGTCACCGGGTGGGTATTACCGGCCGGGTGGTTTCAGAACGGGGACAAGTAAAAACCCTTAAATACCTCACTGGATTTAACATCAGGGTGTCTCGCCAGGTGCTGGGTGCCGCTGATAAATTAATTAAACATTTAATTTCCCCCAAGGGTAATGTTTATCATACCATTCTGGTTTCGCCACCCCGGTGTGGCAAAACCACCATGTTAAGGGACATCATTAGGCAATTATCCAATGGCATACCCAGTGTAAATTTTGCCGGAACCACTGTAGGTGTGGTGGACGAGCGCTCGGAAATAGCTGGTTGTTACCGAGGGGTGCCACAGCATGATATTGGAATCCGGACCGACGTGTTGGATGCCTGTCCCAAAGCTGCTGGCATGATGATGTTATTGCGGTCCATGTCGCCACAAATTATAGCTACCGATGAAATTGGCCGTATGGAAGATGTGGAGGCTTTAGAAGAACTCTTTAATGCCGGAGTTAAAATTTTAACTACGGTACACGGTTCCACATTAGAAGAATTAAATCGCCGACCGGCATTGCAACAGTTAATGAAAATGCAGGTGATAGAGCGGCTGGTTTTTTTGGGGCGCAGTAATGGTGTGGGAACGGTGGAGCAAGTAATTGAGGTGAAAAAATGCTGA
- a CDS encoding oxaloacetate decarboxylase subunit alpha, producing MQHHRVKITDTTLRDGHQSLWATRMRTEDMLPILEKLDQIGYHSLEVWGGATFDVCMRYLYEDPWERLRKIKRVVKNTPLQMLLRGQSLVGYTHYPDDIVESFVHKSVENGIDIIRIFDALNDVRNMETAIKATKAAGGHAQATVSYTLSPVHTAEQYLQTAQQLAEMGADSICIKDMAGLLAPYRAYELVKMFKQQIGLPVQLHCHYIGGMAVGAYLKATEAGVDVIDTASVPLAFGASQPPVETVVRALKATPYDTGLSLHLLFEAAEYFEELRKKLGYERGVTRINDMRVFEHQVPGGMITNLVSQLQEQKALHRLDEVLKEIPRVREELGFPPLVTPTSQIVGTQAVLNVLTGKRYKLIPGEVRAYVQGLYGEPPAPIDPAISRKVLGDKEMITCRPADLLEPKMDKLREEIKDLAKSEEDVISYALFPQIARRFFQARQRGELEVKAKAEIQKIKQRNKVEKASGQPNSSKEAKKVNINELKELIKIINDTEVSEISLESDGMKIAIKKGGNRETLAVSGPEITDAPVKEVSGTVSSTPVATPVVKEETKPVDAETVSAPMVGTFYRAPAPDAAAFVEVGQTVAKGQTLCIIEAMKLMNEIEAEVSGEIVDILVENGQPVEYGQPLFLIKKK from the coding sequence ATGCAACACCACCGTGTAAAAATAACTGATACCACACTGCGTGACGGACACCAAAGTTTGTGGGCAACCCGTATGCGTACTGAAGATATGTTACCCATATTAGAAAAGTTAGACCAGATCGGCTACCATTCCCTAGAGGTATGGGGTGGCGCTACCTTTGATGTGTGTATGCGTTATTTATATGAAGACCCGTGGGAAAGGTTACGAAAAATTAAAAGGGTGGTTAAGAATACACCTTTGCAAATGTTGCTGCGGGGACAATCGTTGGTTGGTTATACTCATTATCCAGACGATATTGTGGAATCCTTTGTCCATAAATCTGTGGAAAACGGTATAGATATTATTCGGATTTTTGATGCTTTAAATGATGTGCGCAACATGGAAACCGCCATTAAGGCCACTAAGGCCGCCGGTGGTCATGCCCAGGCCACTGTGTCCTACACACTAAGCCCGGTACATACAGCGGAGCAGTACTTGCAAACCGCCCAACAGTTGGCTGAAATGGGTGCCGATTCTATTTGTATTAAAGATATGGCCGGTTTGTTAGCGCCATACAGAGCTTATGAGCTGGTTAAAATGTTTAAACAACAAATAGGGTTACCGGTGCAACTACACTGTCACTATATTGGTGGTATGGCGGTGGGTGCTTATTTGAAAGCTACCGAAGCAGGGGTAGATGTGATTGACACCGCTTCGGTGCCGTTGGCCTTCGGCGCTTCCCAGCCACCAGTGGAAACAGTGGTGCGGGCTTTAAAAGCAACTCCTTACGATACTGGTTTGTCACTGCACCTATTATTTGAAGCAGCTGAATATTTTGAAGAACTGCGCAAAAAGCTGGGCTACGAACGGGGCGTTACCAGAATTAATGACATGAGAGTATTTGAACACCAAGTTCCCGGTGGAATGATTACCAACCTAGTCAGCCAGCTACAGGAACAAAAGGCATTACATCGTTTGGATGAGGTGCTAAAAGAGATTCCACGGGTTAGGGAAGAACTGGGTTTCCCTCCGTTGGTTACACCCACCAGTCAAATAGTAGGTACCCAGGCGGTGCTTAATGTACTAACTGGTAAAAGGTATAAACTGATACCCGGTGAGGTCAGGGCTTATGTACAGGGATTATATGGAGAACCTCCGGCACCCATTGATCCTGCCATTAGTCGCAAAGTGCTGGGAGATAAAGAAATGATCACCTGTCGTCCTGCCGACTTATTAGAACCAAAAATGGATAAACTAAGAGAAGAAATAAAAGATTTGGCAAAATCGGAAGAAGATGTGATATCATATGCATTGTTCCCCCAAATTGCCAGAAGATTTTTCCAAGCCCGTCAGCGGGGTGAATTAGAGGTTAAAGCCAAAGCTGAAATACAGAAAATTAAGCAAAGAAACAAAGTAGAAAAAGCTAGTGGGCAACCTAATAGTTCCAAGGAGGCTAAAAAAGTGAATATTAATGAACTGAAAGAACTGATTAAAATTATAAATGATACCGAAGTATCAGAAATTTCTTTGGAAAGTGATGGCATGAAAATAGCCATTAAAAAAGGTGGTAACCGCGAAACATTGGCTGTCAGTGGACCTGAAATTACCGATGCACCGGTTAAGGAAGTTTCTGGAACCGTTTCATCAACTCCCGTTGCCACCCCAGTGGTCAAAGAAGAAACAAAGCCTGTGGATGCTGAAACTGTCAGTGCTCCGATGGTGGGAACATTCTATCGTGCACCGGCACCAGATGCTGCGGCCTTTGTGGAAGTTGGCCAAACGGTAGCAAAGGGCCAGACCCTTTGCATCATTGAGGCCATGAAACTGATGAATGAAATCGAAGCCGAGGTATCAGGAGAAATTGTTGATATTCTAGTGGAAAACGGTCAACCAGTTGAATACGGACAGCCACTGTTTTTAATCAAAAAGAAGTAG